The following coding sequences are from one Bradyrhizobium sp. 200 window:
- a CDS encoding IS3 family transposase, translating to MTSEATDSHADVQRLCRLAGLPRATYYRHLNRHSRETVECELRDQLQRICLKHPFYGYRRVTATLRRQGMVVNAKKVLRLMREDNLLAQRKAPFLKPPAERPRDVLVVPNLVRGLVPSAPDQIWVADITYVHLAKTFAYLAVILDAFSRKAVGWAFENTLDASLAISALENALQDRKPTPGSLIHHSDRGVQYASIAYRQRLADRDITISMSRPGNPFDNAKAESFMKTLKAEEVNGKAFSDISDARRRIDSFIADVYNKERLHSALGYQSPLEFETAFAQNKAR from the coding sequence ATGACATCGGAAGCAACCGATTCCCACGCAGACGTGCAACGCCTCTGCCGTTTAGCGGGTCTGCCGCGCGCGACCTATTACCGGCATCTTAACAGACACAGTCGCGAGACGGTCGAGTGCGAACTGCGCGACCAGCTCCAGCGCATTTGCCTCAAGCATCCCTTCTACGGCTATCGACGCGTGACAGCCACGCTCCGTCGCCAAGGCATGGTCGTAAATGCCAAGAAAGTCCTGAGGCTTATGCGCGAAGACAATCTTCTTGCGCAGCGCAAGGCGCCGTTCCTGAAGCCACCTGCGGAGCGACCAAGGGACGTTCTCGTCGTCCCAAATCTGGTGCGCGGCCTGGTGCCGTCCGCGCCCGATCAAATCTGGGTCGCGGACATCACCTATGTCCATCTCGCCAAGACCTTCGCCTATCTCGCCGTCATTCTCGACGCGTTCTCTCGCAAGGCCGTCGGCTGGGCTTTTGAGAATACGCTCGATGCCTCGCTTGCTATCTCGGCGCTCGAGAACGCCCTCCAGGACCGAAAGCCGACGCCCGGCAGCCTGATCCACCACTCCGATCGCGGCGTGCAATACGCATCCATCGCCTATCGCCAACGACTGGCCGATCGCGACATCACCATCAGCATGAGCAGGCCGGGCAATCCCTTCGACAACGCCAAGGCTGAAAGCTTCATGAAGACGCTCAAGGCCGAAGAGGTCAACGGCAAGGCATTCTCCGACATCAGTGACGCTCGCCGCCGGATCGATAGCTTCATTGCGGATGTCTACAACAAGGAGCGCCTGCACTCGGCGCTCGGATACCAATCGCCTCTTGAGTTCGAAACCGCGTTCGCGCAAAACAAAGCACGATAA
- a CDS encoding helix-turn-helix domain-containing protein, whose product MAVRGKNRQFPTAYKLKAIKRVERGEGVLPVARELGISRKILHDWIKAWKAHGPEGLNRKPGPKPGPRKLKPRPTYDDKRSALTRANARIAELERLVGRQQMDIDFFREALRALERPAAQGKPASASSKSSKP is encoded by the coding sequence GTGGCAGTAAGAGGAAAGAACCGTCAGTTTCCGACGGCGTACAAATTGAAGGCGATCAAGCGCGTTGAGCGAGGCGAAGGCGTTCTGCCTGTGGCTCGCGAGCTCGGGATATCGCGCAAGATTCTTCACGACTGGATCAAGGCGTGGAAGGCGCATGGGCCAGAGGGATTGAACCGCAAGCCTGGACCCAAGCCTGGTCCCCGGAAGCTCAAGCCTCGACCGACGTATGACGACAAGCGTTCTGCGCTCACGCGTGCGAATGCCCGCATCGCTGAACTCGAACGGCTGGTGGGCCGCCAGCAAATGGACATCGATTTTTTTCGGGAAGCCTTGCGCGCATTGGAGCGGCCGGCAGCGCAAGGCAAACCCGCATCCGCATCATCGAAGTCATCCAAGCCATGA
- a CDS encoding LysR family transcriptional regulator: protein MIMDVLQNMRAFVVVARTGSFTAAAQALNLATSVVTKRVSQLERSVGTVLLRRTTRKVMLSSDGEYHLDRIKSTISNCDETLAAIRKGQQRLEGPLRIKVPTTLAFVRLNRLIRRFASEHPGC, encoded by the coding sequence ATGATCATGGATGTGCTGCAAAACATGCGGGCGTTCGTAGTCGTTGCCAGAACGGGCAGCTTCACCGCGGCCGCGCAGGCTCTTAATCTAGCGACTTCCGTCGTAACGAAGCGCGTTTCGCAGCTCGAACGATCAGTCGGGACTGTCCTGCTTCGCCGCACCACGAGAAAAGTGATGCTGAGCAGCGACGGCGAATATCATCTAGACCGGATAAAATCGACCATTTCGAATTGCGACGAAACTCTCGCCGCCATCCGCAAGGGCCAACAACGCCTTGAAGGCCCGCTTCGAATCAAGGTGCCGACCACGCTCGCTTTCGTGCGCCTCAATCGACTCATCCGCCGGTTCGCCAGCGAACATCCGGGATGTTGA
- a CDS encoding alpha/beta hydrolase: MAHPSAVALLLSCLLVPASAMSGPSTKEVEVNGVRLPYVEQGSGEPIVFIHGAISDLRAWEPIRDEIAKKYRFVAYTQRYFGFGAWKDDGKQFGVVNHASDLAKLITAVNTGPVHLVGWSYGGAVATEAALKNPSLVRSLILYEPAVWEVLSADSPEEKEALEDRSKIFGPAVAANNAGDAVQATRLLLEGVFYLPHGGFDREPRAAQTIWLDNSRTTPLLFAASPTAITCDTLKNFSRPTLVLGGEKSSATWRLINDAFSKCIPGARKVILRNVNHDAPLRDPAGFSAAVIEFLSKR; this comes from the coding sequence ATGGCTCATCCGTCCGCAGTCGCACTTTTACTATCGTGCCTTCTTGTCCCGGCCAGTGCAATGTCGGGCCCATCGACCAAAGAAGTCGAGGTGAACGGGGTTCGCCTGCCTTATGTGGAGCAGGGCTCAGGCGAGCCGATCGTCTTTATCCATGGAGCAATTTCCGACCTTCGCGCCTGGGAACCGATCAGAGACGAGATTGCCAAGAAGTATAGGTTCGTCGCCTATACCCAGAGATATTTCGGGTTTGGCGCCTGGAAGGATGATGGGAAGCAATTCGGCGTTGTGAACCATGCCAGCGATCTCGCAAAGCTAATCACGGCGGTTAACACTGGACCGGTTCATCTCGTCGGCTGGTCCTACGGCGGTGCGGTGGCCACGGAAGCGGCGTTGAAGAATCCTTCACTGGTCCGCAGCCTGATTCTTTACGAGCCGGCCGTGTGGGAAGTTCTCTCAGCCGATAGCCCCGAGGAAAAGGAAGCGCTCGAGGATCGCAGCAAAATTTTTGGTCCGGCCGTCGCTGCGAACAACGCCGGTGACGCGGTCCAAGCGACCCGGCTACTGCTAGAGGGGGTATTCTACCTCCCACACGGCGGGTTCGACCGGGAGCCGCGAGCAGCGCAGACGATTTGGCTCGACAATTCCCGGACCACCCCGCTGTTGTTCGCGGCTTCGCCAACCGCGATCACATGCGACACACTGAAGAATTTCAGTCGGCCGACGCTAGTCCTAGGAGGGGAGAAATCGTCTGCAACCTGGAGGCTGATCAATGACGCGTTCAGCAAGTGCATTCCCGGCGCCCGCAAGGTCATTCTGCGTAATGTTAATCACGATGCGCCTCTTCGCGATCCGGCTGGATTCAGCGCTGCCGTGATTGAGTTCCTGTCGAAACGTTGA
- a CDS encoding alpha/beta fold hydrolase yields the protein MAYLFGGMILDAERRELRSGAKLIPVEPQVFDILVFLIRNRDRVVSKDDLLTAVWDGRMVSESAIAARINAARRAVGDDGEQQRWIRTVIRRGFRFIGDVREDAVLETRSSSVEAAARQVPCHPSRGQEITFCRTADGINLAVACVGQGMPLVSIPTWLTHLEYDWQNPGRAPLWRFLADRFRLIRFDGRGFGLSDRDITDISLATFERDLEAVVGALHLHRYALLGISQGVGTAIAHAAHYPDRVTRMVLVGGFALGRNKRGSLEEIELGKALVAVMREG from the coding sequence TTGGCGTACCTTTTTGGCGGCATGATTCTCGATGCCGAGCGGCGCGAGCTGCGGTCGGGGGCGAAGTTGATTCCGGTCGAACCGCAGGTGTTCGACATTCTAGTTTTCTTGATTCGGAATCGCGACCGTGTGGTCAGCAAAGACGATCTCCTCACGGCCGTTTGGGATGGGCGCATGGTTTCGGAGTCCGCGATCGCAGCTCGGATCAATGCCGCTCGGCGCGCGGTCGGTGATGATGGCGAGCAACAGCGCTGGATTCGCACCGTCATCCGTAGGGGATTCCGGTTCATTGGCGATGTCCGCGAAGACGCAGTATTGGAGACGCGGAGTTCATCGGTTGAGGCCGCCGCCCGTCAGGTGCCGTGTCATCCCTCCCGCGGTCAAGAAATCACATTTTGCCGGACTGCGGACGGGATTAACCTTGCCGTGGCATGTGTCGGCCAAGGCATGCCTCTCGTGAGTATTCCGACCTGGCTTACCCACCTTGAATACGACTGGCAGAACCCAGGCCGGGCGCCGCTCTGGCGTTTCCTCGCCGATCGCTTCCGGCTCATTCGCTTCGACGGTCGAGGTTTTGGGCTTTCCGATCGCGACATCACCGACATTTCCCTTGCAACGTTCGAACGCGATCTAGAAGCAGTGGTTGGTGCGTTGCATTTGCACCGCTATGCACTTCTGGGCATATCGCAAGGGGTGGGAACGGCTATAGCCCATGCTGCTCACTATCCCGATCGCGTCACCAGGATGGTCTTAGTCGGTGGGTTTGCGCTCGGCCGCAATAAGCGAGGCTCCCTGGAAGAGATCGAATTGGGAAAGGCCCTTGTTGCCGTCATGCGTGAAGGGTGA
- a CDS encoding thioredoxin family protein, whose protein sequence is MATTATQAVLDTPAAEFRLPATDGKTYALDDVAGEKGMVVVFICNHCPYVKAVIDRMVSDARVLMSESVGFAAICSNDAASYPEDSFENMKRFAKAHDFPFPYLHDETQTVARAYGAACTPDFFGYNADRKLKYRGRLDEGRTTPPRAGAPRELVEAMRAIATTGVAPPDQKASIGCSIKWKDK, encoded by the coding sequence ATGGCGACAACAGCTACCCAAGCCGTTCTTGATACGCCGGCGGCGGAGTTCCGGCTTCCGGCGACCGACGGCAAGACTTACGCGCTGGACGACGTTGCAGGCGAAAAAGGCATGGTCGTCGTCTTCATCTGCAACCATTGTCCCTATGTTAAAGCGGTGATCGACCGTATGGTTTCGGACGCCCGCGTGCTGATGTCGGAGAGCGTAGGCTTTGCGGCGATTTGCTCGAACGATGCGGCGAGCTATCCCGAAGACTCATTTGAGAATATGAAGCGTTTCGCGAAGGCCCATGATTTCCCGTTTCCATATCTCCACGACGAGACCCAGACAGTCGCTCGGGCGTATGGAGCGGCCTGTACGCCGGACTTCTTCGGTTACAATGCCGACCGCAAGCTCAAGTATCGCGGCCGGCTCGACGAAGGCCGCACAACTCCGCCTCGCGCGGGGGCGCCCCGAGAGCTTGTCGAGGCCATGCGTGCGATTGCGACCACCGGTGTGGCGCCGCCTGACCAAAAGGCGTCTATTGGCTGTTCGATCAAATGGAAGGACAAATAA
- a CDS encoding twin-arginine translocation signal domain-containing protein, with product MSWRAWPPTCVSAMSSTCRTTQSPPSCRPPYSASSRVWHKTEGPEVGGRPSRREFLRTAGAGAAAMFLCGHAPYGQWGVYRRRHLLILTSRADPPSFELGKRVAEVLADRLPSSKAQVSRAPHKERIANLISSQQLDVALMRRDDAAALRQGRPPFAEHGPVKLFTVVGIGEYLFVCRDDFAARHAWLIAEALDKSRSALPELLLPSGSSSEPPDSRIPLHPGALGYFTGAPMPGLEPHAHEDHTHEVDVPQ from the coding sequence ATGTCGTGGCGAGCGTGGCCGCCGACCTGCGTATCGGCAATGTCGTCGACGTGCCGAACTACGCAGTCTCCGCCATCCTGCCGACCACCATATTCGGCAAGTAGTCGCGTGTGGCATAAGACCGAAGGTCCTGAGGTTGGCGGGAGGCCGAGCCGCCGGGAATTCCTGCGAACGGCGGGGGCCGGCGCCGCAGCCATGTTCCTTTGTGGCCACGCACCCTATGGCCAGTGGGGCGTCTACCGCCGGCGCCACCTGCTGATCCTGACTTCGCGCGCCGATCCTCCCTCGTTCGAGCTCGGCAAGCGGGTAGCTGAGGTCCTCGCGGATCGCTTGCCGAGCAGCAAGGCTCAGGTGAGCAGGGCGCCGCACAAGGAGCGCATCGCCAATCTGATCAGCTCGCAGCAGTTGGACGTCGCGCTGATGCGGCGCGACGATGCGGCAGCCCTTCGACAAGGGAGGCCCCCCTTCGCCGAGCACGGACCAGTCAAGCTGTTCACCGTCGTCGGCATCGGAGAGTACTTGTTCGTCTGCCGCGACGACTTTGCAGCACGCCATGCCTGGCTGATCGCCGAAGCGTTGGACAAGAGCCGCAGCGCCCTTCCCGAATTGCTGCTGCCGAGCGGTTCGTCCTCCGAGCCACCCGACTCGCGCATCCCGCTGCATCCTGGCGCTCTAGGTTATTTCACGGGCGCGCCCATGCCGGGCCTCGAGCCACATGCCCATGAAGATCACACCCACGAGGTTGATGTCCCGCAATGA
- a CDS encoding acetamidase/formamidase family protein codes for MPPGAQGVADRRPDQNRVTILLREERMMQSRQFWIITAAATLLLSATAAHADTTSVKAWQVVRVAKTGAHCVDDKNCMNRMHPAIKPVSRAIPSQHIVFETRDAFDSDFNLGSKPEDVSAADLNLVHPLTGPVFIEGAQRGDVLAVTLLDVQPDDYGYTVIVPGFGFLRDRFTKPFIANWKLNRKEAVSDQIPGVVIPFNGFMGTVGVLPGQPEVATILTREAALQSAGGVVLTPQPLGALPSDVCGQNGSSKNECLRTIPPRENGGNMDIKQMVVGTTLLLPCFVDGCGLFVGDVHFAQGDGEVSGTAIEMGATVTLVTEIRKAQAAKVKVPHFEGGDQLIRLAPTEFYATTGFPLKAKGQIPPYHTYLDSQKIGPLENLSEDLMLAARNALIELIDWMVSEKGLTPEQAYVVASVAADLRIGNVVDVPNYAVSAILPTTIFGK; via the coding sequence GTGCCGCCGGGCGCCCAAGGCGTTGCCGATCGTCGTCCCGACCAGAATAGGGTCACGATTCTGCTGAGGGAGGAGCGAATGATGCAATCAAGGCAATTCTGGATCATCACTGCGGCCGCGACATTGCTGCTCAGCGCAACCGCAGCGCATGCGGATACGACGTCCGTTAAGGCGTGGCAGGTTGTGCGCGTCGCGAAGACCGGCGCGCACTGCGTCGACGACAAGAACTGCATGAACCGCATGCACCCGGCCATCAAGCCGGTGAGTCGCGCCATCCCCAGTCAGCATATCGTCTTTGAAACGCGCGACGCCTTCGACTCCGACTTCAACCTCGGCTCCAAGCCCGAGGATGTGTCGGCGGCCGATCTCAATCTCGTCCATCCGCTGACCGGCCCGGTCTTCATCGAGGGTGCCCAGCGCGGCGACGTACTGGCGGTAACACTCCTCGACGTACAGCCGGACGACTACGGTTACACCGTGATCGTCCCGGGCTTCGGTTTCCTGCGCGATCGCTTCACCAAGCCGTTCATCGCCAATTGGAAACTCAACCGCAAGGAGGCGGTCTCCGACCAGATCCCGGGCGTCGTCATCCCCTTTAACGGATTTATGGGCACGGTCGGGGTGCTGCCGGGCCAGCCCGAGGTGGCCACGATCCTCACGCGCGAGGCGGCGCTGCAGAGCGCGGGCGGTGTCGTGCTGACTCCGCAGCCGCTCGGTGCGCTGCCGAGCGATGTCTGCGGCCAGAACGGAAGCAGCAAGAATGAGTGCCTGCGCACCATTCCGCCGCGCGAGAACGGTGGCAACATGGACATCAAGCAGATGGTGGTGGGCACGACGCTGCTGCTGCCCTGCTTCGTGGACGGGTGCGGGTTGTTCGTCGGCGACGTCCATTTCGCGCAAGGCGATGGCGAGGTCTCCGGCACGGCGATCGAGATGGGGGCGACGGTCACGCTGGTCACCGAGATCCGCAAGGCGCAAGCCGCGAAGGTCAAAGTCCCGCATTTCGAAGGCGGCGATCAGCTCATCCGGTTGGCGCCGACCGAGTTCTACGCCACCACCGGCTTCCCGCTGAAAGCCAAGGGCCAGATCCCGCCTTACCATACCTACCTCGACAGCCAGAAAATCGGCCCGCTCGAGAATCTCTCGGAGGATCTGATGCTGGCGGCGCGCAACGCCCTGATCGAGCTGATCGACTGGATGGTTAGCGAGAAGGGCCTCACGCCGGAGCAGGCATATGTCGTGGCGAGCGTGGCCGCCGACCTGCGTATCGGCAATGTCGTCGACGTGCCGAACTACGCAGTCTCCGCCATCCTGCCGACCACCATATTCGGCAAGTAG
- a CDS encoding alpha/beta fold hydrolase produces the protein MRYFTDCVGRWRRKWMPNALVAVAAVSGLAGMASAQTDFYKAPESLLAGAPGTLVRQEPMDGAPLDASTYRVLYSSTGLNGRPIFVSGIVIVPQGAPPPGGRPIVAWAHPTSGIVPRCAPSLAIFLFQQIQGLRSMIARGFVVAATDYPGLGTPGPHPYLVGESEGRAVIDIVRAARSLPRAGEGRDFTVWGHSQGGQAALFAGMMANAYAPELRLLGVAAAAPATDLAKLMSDDINSIGGKNITAMTLWSWHRVYGAPIDNVVDPRARPAIDRLAQECIEGPFDLIVRQRTGRPLEQYFLTVQDPTKAEPWRSLLERNSTGVLSPEIPIFLAQGTNDQIIQPAVTQAYMDKLCKAGSKVRMVMLPGIGHGRAAQASTMAAVNWISGRFAGKTPPDDCVR, from the coding sequence ATGCGATACTTCACCGATTGCGTTGGCCGCTGGCGGCGCAAATGGATGCCGAATGCGCTCGTCGCGGTCGCAGCTGTCTCTGGCTTGGCGGGAATGGCATCGGCCCAGACGGACTTTTATAAAGCGCCGGAATCATTGCTCGCCGGTGCCCCGGGAACCCTGGTGCGGCAGGAGCCGATGGACGGCGCTCCGCTCGACGCCTCCACCTATCGCGTGCTCTATAGCTCGACGGGGCTGAACGGCCGGCCCATCTTCGTATCCGGCATCGTCATTGTTCCGCAAGGCGCGCCCCCGCCCGGTGGGCGTCCGATCGTGGCCTGGGCCCATCCTACATCGGGCATCGTACCGCGCTGCGCGCCGTCGCTTGCCATTTTTCTGTTTCAGCAGATCCAGGGCCTTCGCTCGATGATCGCCCGCGGCTTCGTTGTGGCGGCCACCGATTATCCGGGTCTCGGCACGCCGGGCCCGCATCCTTATCTGGTGGGTGAGAGCGAAGGTCGCGCCGTGATCGACATCGTGCGCGCGGCACGCTCCCTTCCCCGCGCAGGCGAGGGCAGGGACTTCACGGTATGGGGACATTCGCAAGGCGGGCAAGCCGCGCTCTTTGCTGGGATGATGGCAAACGCCTACGCCCCTGAGCTAAGGCTTCTCGGCGTCGCCGCGGCGGCGCCGGCAACCGACCTCGCAAAGCTGATGAGCGACGATATCAACTCGATCGGCGGCAAGAACATCACGGCGATGACGTTATGGTCATGGCACCGCGTCTACGGAGCCCCCATCGACAACGTCGTCGATCCGCGCGCGAGGCCCGCGATCGACCGGCTGGCGCAAGAATGCATCGAAGGGCCTTTCGACCTGATCGTCAGGCAGAGGACAGGGAGGCCGCTCGAGCAATATTTCCTGACGGTGCAAGATCCGACCAAGGCCGAACCTTGGCGCTCGCTTCTCGAACGGAACAGCACCGGCGTGCTCTCCCCTGAGATCCCCATCTTTCTAGCGCAGGGGACCAACGACCAGATCATCCAGCCCGCGGTTACCCAGGCCTACATGGACAAGCTGTGCAAGGCCGGCAGCAAGGTCAGGATGGTCATGCTGCCCGGGATCGGCCACGGGCGCGCCGCGCAAGCGAGCACGATGGCGGCGGTGAACTGGATTTCTGGCCGCTTTGCCGGGAAAACACCTCCGGACGACTGCGTCAGATAG
- a CDS encoding DUF4403 family protein yields MGIARLAALALGALPAIAFGADKPALSPDAATPLVTTSRISATVEFGLPALAAAIERDIPKRLATIDERVNCVHRRVFIFRVNANCDVWGFVDRTSPVSLYGRGDRVFGAVSIHGAAEGQGANRFTARIRGDTEARATIEVEARPELRRDGSLQLNISDSFHWSEHPYLHVLGREFDLAPYVEPNIRTQLGRIRSRALAAARALDLHGKAETAWRHAFEPVKLAQDPPVWLQLTPQSAAFAGVRANAKVLWGSLELAGSAETVIGQQPPAVAVTALPSLGTAVAEPGTFDVILPVRINYDTLKDKISQGIAAVPAQDTSVREVQVYPSSGRLVIGLRIAKSSDTDSNAGQWTYLSATPKVDTDNKTVGLAEVDLTTSSDDSQIGSAVQQLAAQLKNVANLDYGVSYQNLLMAANERLTRPLKDGFRMEGHLDSARLEKVQLLHEGILIALHASGGLKILYGL; encoded by the coding sequence ATGGGCATAGCCCGTCTGGCCGCGCTCGCTCTTGGGGCGCTCCCGGCGATCGCGTTCGGCGCCGATAAGCCGGCGCTGAGCCCGGACGCAGCAACGCCGCTCGTAACGACTTCGCGCATCTCTGCGACGGTCGAGTTCGGCCTGCCGGCTCTCGCTGCGGCGATCGAGCGGGATATTCCGAAGCGGCTTGCCACCATCGACGAGCGCGTCAATTGCGTTCATCGTCGTGTTTTCATCTTCCGCGTCAACGCAAATTGCGACGTCTGGGGTTTTGTCGACCGGACTAGCCCGGTGTCGCTGTATGGCCGGGGCGACCGCGTCTTCGGAGCGGTCTCCATACACGGCGCCGCCGAGGGCCAGGGAGCCAATCGTTTCACGGCGCGTATTCGCGGCGACACCGAGGCGCGCGCGACGATCGAAGTTGAAGCGCGCCCCGAGCTGCGGAGGGATGGATCGCTCCAGCTAAACATCAGCGACTCCTTCCACTGGAGCGAACATCCCTACCTTCACGTGCTCGGCCGCGAGTTTGACCTTGCGCCCTATGTCGAGCCCAACATCCGGACGCAGCTGGGCCGCATCCGGTCGCGGGCGCTGGCGGCGGCGCGCGCACTCGACCTGCACGGCAAGGCCGAGACGGCGTGGCGTCATGCGTTTGAGCCCGTCAAACTCGCGCAGGATCCGCCAGTCTGGCTGCAACTGACCCCGCAGAGCGCGGCTTTCGCGGGTGTCCGCGCCAATGCCAAGGTATTGTGGGGATCACTTGAGCTTGCCGGCTCCGCCGAAACCGTGATCGGGCAGCAGCCGCCAGCTGTTGCGGTGACGGCCCTGCCGTCGCTCGGCACCGCGGTGGCCGAGCCGGGCACCTTCGATGTCATTCTTCCCGTCCGCATCAATTACGACACGCTCAAGGACAAGATAAGCCAGGGGATCGCAGCCGTGCCGGCGCAGGACACGTCCGTGCGCGAGGTTCAGGTTTATCCGTCGTCGGGTAGACTCGTGATCGGCCTGCGCATCGCAAAGAGCTCGGACACCGATTCCAACGCGGGCCAATGGACCTATCTTTCCGCCACGCCAAAAGTCGATACTGACAACAAGACTGTTGGCCTCGCCGAAGTCGACCTTACAACTTCATCAGACGACAGCCAGATTGGATCTGCCGTGCAGCAGCTTGCGGCGCAATTGAAGAATGTCGCTAATCTCGACTACGGCGTCTCCTACCAGAACCTGCTCATGGCGGCGAACGAACGCCTGACGCGCCCCCTGAAGGACGGCTTTCGCATGGAAGGCCACCTCGACTCGGCAAGGCTCGAAAAGGTGCAGTTGCTGCACGAAGGCATCCTGATTGCCCTTCATGCCAGCGGCGGTCTGAAGATACTTTACGGACTGTAA
- a CDS encoding tyrosine-type recombinase/integrase, which produces MSGLYHRLAIGRRATNKRQPTVPLPDRLLVHMRRWYDKIIANHFVEWQGTGVKSVKNGFARAVEVAKLDLSEGNVTPHTLRHTAATWLMQLGTDPWEAAGFLGMSVKVLIDTYGHHHPDYMKEASGAITRKRETTKRVVGTPQTTKSTVRARSIRAI; this is translated from the coding sequence GTGAGCGGCCTCTATCACCGTCTGGCGATCGGCCGGCGAGCGACGAACAAGCGTCAGCCCACCGTGCCGCTGCCGGACCGTCTGCTGGTCCACATGCGTCGCTGGTACGACAAGATCATCGCCAACCACTTCGTCGAGTGGCAGGGCACGGGCGTGAAGTCGGTCAAGAACGGCTTCGCTCGCGCCGTGGAGGTGGCGAAGCTCGACCTTTCGGAAGGCAACGTCACTCCCCACACGCTACGTCACACGGCGGCGACCTGGCTTATGCAGCTGGGCACTGACCCGTGGGAGGCAGCCGGATTCCTTGGTATGTCGGTGAAGGTTCTGATCGACACCTACGGTCATCACCATCCTGATTACATGAAGGAAGCGTCCGGGGCGATCACTCGCAAGAGGGAGACGACCAAGCGCGTCGTTGGCACCCCCCAGACTACCAAGTCAACCGTCCGCGCTCGCAGCATTCGAGCAATCTAG